The following are from one region of the Thermococcus cleftensis genome:
- a CDS encoding DUF2067 family protein, which translates to MARAKKVITIHVRDDREKEEFLKELQRLRLPAFIYVHGKLNDLKINVQGTKDEIREAIRKIREIHHRVRAKLYPDKRGLYRYVIDDLLREAGASVSTPILVRTLELLGETVEVREGELITSMPWEEIVALVRTLGDYLADVSLQTTRQIREVVLPVAAAKNMDPSEVMDMLVELGLAEWKEDKFKYELVKNKEQALEILLKHLEGEENED; encoded by the coding sequence ATGGCGAGGGCTAAGAAGGTCATAACGATTCACGTTCGGGACGACAGGGAGAAGGAGGAGTTCCTCAAGGAACTCCAGCGGCTCCGCCTTCCTGCCTTCATCTACGTCCACGGCAAGCTCAACGACCTCAAGATCAACGTCCAGGGAACGAAGGACGAGATAAGGGAGGCGATAAGGAAGATACGGGAGATCCACCACCGCGTCAGGGCCAAGCTCTATCCAGACAAACGTGGCCTCTACCGCTACGTCATTGACGACCTTCTCCGCGAGGCCGGGGCGAGCGTTTCGACTCCCATACTCGTGAGGACGCTGGAACTGCTCGGGGAGACCGTTGAAGTTAGGGAGGGCGAGCTGATAACGTCCATGCCGTGGGAAGAGATAGTGGCGCTCGTCCGAACCCTCGGGGATTACCTCGCCGATGTATCCCTCCAGACGACAAGGCAGATAAGGGAGGTCGTCCTTCCGGTGGCGGCCGCTAAGAACATGGACCCCAGCGAGGTTATGGATATGCTCGTCGAACTCGGCCTCGCCGAGTGGAAGGAGGATAAGTTTAAATACGAACTGGTGAAGAACAAGGAGCAGGCGCTGGAGATACTGCTCAAGCACTTAGAGGGTGAGGAAAATGAAGATTGA
- a CDS encoding exosome complex RNA-binding protein Csl4, producing MDEKKGVKSGDLVLPGDYLGVIEEYFPGEGVKEENGELYAVRAGKVVIDQDRMEISIEPVTDTPPLPKVGDIVIANVIEVKPQAAIVQLVKIEGRDDDREIATSKLAGIHISQVRDGYVESMTSEFKVGDVVRARVIATEKSPIQLSTKGPDLGVVYALCSRCRTPLVRRGDRLICPRCGSVETRKLSTLYRKMRV from the coding sequence ATGGACGAGAAGAAAGGAGTCAAGAGCGGTGACCTAGTTCTTCCCGGTGACTACCTGGGCGTGATAGAGGAGTACTTCCCAGGTGAGGGGGTTAAAGAGGAGAACGGCGAGCTCTACGCCGTCCGGGCGGGGAAGGTTGTAATCGACCAGGACAGAATGGAAATAAGCATAGAGCCCGTTACTGACACACCCCCTCTCCCCAAGGTGGGCGACATCGTCATAGCGAACGTCATCGAGGTAAAGCCCCAGGCGGCGATAGTCCAGCTGGTTAAAATCGAGGGCAGGGACGACGACAGGGAGATAGCCACTTCAAAACTGGCTGGAATTCACATCTCTCAAGTTAGGGACGGCTACGTTGAGAGCATGACCTCCGAGTTCAAGGTGGGAGACGTCGTTAGGGCGAGGGTCATCGCCACCGAGAAGAGCCCCATACAGCTCTCGACCAAGGGGCCGGACCTCGGTGTTGTTTACGCCCTCTGCTCCCGCTGCAGAACTCCACTCGTCAGGCGCGGTGACAGGCTGATCTGCCCGAGGTGTGGAAGCGTCGAGACGAGAAAGCTCTCCACTCTCTACCGGAAGATGAGGGTGTGA
- a CDS encoding ribonuclease III family protein — MRYERDFTDRGLAKLGDSLVNFVFSLALSEYLGRPTGERVPNASLTIALELAGLRHVVPPRTDKHGKGDIAEAIFAYAWLEGKITVEEAVEILRENFTEDVTHFSRKKEAIGRAFAEVFRVIGGRLGL; from the coding sequence TTGAGGTACGAGAGGGACTTCACCGACAGGGGGCTTGCGAAGCTCGGCGACTCGCTGGTTAACTTCGTCTTCTCACTCGCCTTGAGCGAGTATCTGGGCAGGCCCACAGGGGAGAGGGTTCCGAACGCGTCGCTCACGATAGCCCTGGAGCTGGCAGGGCTGAGGCACGTGGTTCCGCCGAGAACCGACAAGCACGGAAAGGGCGACATAGCGGAGGCCATTTTCGCCTACGCGTGGCTCGAGGGGAAGATAACGGTGGAGGAAGCCGTCGAGATCTTGAGGGAGAACTTCACCGAGGACGTCACGCACTTTTCGAGAAAAAAGGAGGCGATAGGGAGAGCCTTCGCGGAGGTTTTCAGGGTGATAGGGGGGAGGTTGGGGTTGTGA
- the uppS gene encoding polyprenyl diphosphate synthase → MLSRLVSHIPHIIFKPAYDMYENYLLEKVKGGRIPSHVAIIMDGNRRWARKLEKPPWYGHLFGSQKLEEILEWCRELGIRTLTVYAFSTENFRRTPEEVNALMNLFEEKFRELLTDERVHKYGIRVNVLGRKELLPENVRKAAEEAERATRKYTNYTLNIALAYGGRSEIADAVRDIVKDALAGKLKPEDIDEELIKEYLYYPNMPDPDIVIRTGGEERISNFLLYQIAYSELFFVDVYFPEFRKIDFLRIIREYQKRQRRFGR, encoded by the coding sequence ATGCTTTCCCGTCTTGTTTCCCATATTCCCCACATCATTTTCAAGCCCGCATACGATATGTACGAGAACTACCTCCTGGAGAAGGTTAAGGGAGGCCGCATTCCCAGTCACGTGGCAATAATAATGGACGGCAACAGGAGATGGGCACGGAAGCTCGAGAAGCCCCCCTGGTATGGCCACCTCTTCGGCTCTCAAAAGCTGGAGGAGATACTCGAGTGGTGCCGCGAGCTGGGCATAAGAACCCTCACCGTCTACGCCTTCTCCACCGAGAACTTCCGGAGAACACCTGAGGAAGTGAACGCCCTCATGAACCTCTTCGAGGAGAAGTTCAGGGAACTCCTGACGGACGAGAGGGTTCACAAGTACGGCATAAGGGTGAACGTCCTAGGAAGGAAGGAGCTGCTGCCTGAGAATGTAAGGAAAGCCGCCGAGGAGGCCGAGAGAGCAACGAGGAAGTACACCAACTACACCCTCAACATAGCCCTTGCCTACGGGGGAAGGAGCGAGATAGCCGATGCGGTGAGGGACATCGTGAAGGACGCCCTGGCCGGAAAGCTCAAGCCCGAGGACATCGACGAGGAGCTGATAAAAGAGTACCTCTACTATCCCAATATGCCAGATCCGGACATAGTCATAAGAACCGGCGGAGAGGAGAGGATAAGCAACTTCCTCCTCTACCAGATAGCCTACAGCGAGCTCTTCTTCGTTGATGTTTACTTCCCGGAGTTCAGGAAGATAGACTTCCTCAGGATTATCCGCGAGTACCAGAAGAGGCAGAGGCGTTTTGGAAGGTAG
- a CDS encoding threonine--tRNA ligase, producing MRMLLIHSDYLEYEVKDKALKNPEPISEEQRKGRLDEVLAVFMSVEKIDETNPDEVVEKAVEEIKSVAEQVKAERIFVYPFAHLSSELAKPDVALKVLQRIEERLREEGFEVKRAPFGYYKAFRLSCKGHPLAELSRTIVPSGEAVSREERNIALEKEEELKSYWYVLTPEGELVEVDKFDFTGHENLRKFANYEIAKNRIADREPPHVKLMLEHELVDYEPGSDGGNLRYYPKGRLIKGLLEQYVTEKVIEYGAMEVETPIMYDFEHPALEKYLNRFPARQYVVKSGDKKFFLRFAACFGQFLIKKDATISYRNLPLRMYELTRYSFRREKSGELSGLRRLRAFTMPDMHTVAKDLKQAMDEFKKQYKLSMEVLRGVGLTPDDYEVAIRFTRDFWNENRDFIVELAKIIGKPVLIEMWDQRFFYFILKFEFNFVDNLDKAAALSTVQIDVENAERFGITYYDEEGKERTPLILHCSPSGAIERVMYAILEKQAKLQARGVKPSFPLWLSPIQVRVIPVSDEVLDYALYVAGKLEGARIRVDVDDTNDRLNKKIRKAEKEWVPYIIVVGRNEKEQNTVTVRRRSDGRQVEMQLEDLIKEIRSQTEGFPYRPRPLPLLLSKRPKFRG from the coding sequence ATGAGAATGCTTCTGATACACTCGGACTACCTTGAGTACGAGGTCAAGGACAAGGCACTGAAGAACCCGGAGCCGATAAGCGAGGAGCAGAGGAAGGGTAGGCTCGATGAGGTTCTGGCGGTTTTCATGAGCGTTGAGAAAATCGACGAGACCAACCCCGACGAGGTCGTCGAGAAGGCTGTCGAGGAGATAAAGAGCGTTGCAGAGCAAGTCAAGGCCGAGAGGATATTCGTCTATCCCTTCGCCCACCTCAGCAGTGAGCTGGCAAAGCCCGACGTGGCACTGAAGGTTCTTCAGAGGATTGAGGAGAGGCTTAGAGAGGAGGGCTTTGAGGTCAAGCGCGCGCCCTTCGGCTACTACAAGGCGTTCAGGCTGAGCTGCAAGGGCCACCCGCTCGCTGAACTCAGCAGGACGATAGTGCCGAGCGGCGAGGCGGTCAGCAGGGAGGAGCGCAACATAGCCCTTGAGAAGGAGGAGGAGCTGAAGAGCTACTGGTACGTGCTCACCCCCGAGGGTGAGCTCGTTGAGGTGGACAAGTTCGACTTCACCGGCCATGAAAACCTCAGGAAGTTCGCCAACTACGAGATAGCCAAGAACAGGATAGCCGACAGGGAGCCGCCGCACGTTAAGCTCATGCTCGAGCACGAGCTCGTCGATTACGAACCGGGAAGCGACGGCGGTAATCTACGCTACTACCCGAAGGGGAGGCTCATCAAGGGGCTCCTCGAGCAGTACGTCACCGAGAAGGTCATAGAGTACGGCGCGATGGAGGTCGAGACGCCGATAATGTACGACTTCGAGCACCCTGCGCTCGAGAAGTACCTCAACCGCTTCCCGGCGAGGCAGTACGTCGTAAAGAGCGGCGACAAGAAGTTCTTCCTCCGCTTCGCTGCCTGCTTCGGCCAGTTCCTCATAAAGAAGGACGCCACCATAAGCTACCGCAACCTGCCGCTCAGAATGTACGAGCTTACCCGCTACTCCTTCAGGCGCGAGAAGAGCGGCGAGCTTTCAGGCCTGAGAAGGCTCAGGGCCTTCACGATGCCCGATATGCACACCGTAGCTAAGGACCTCAAACAGGCGATGGACGAGTTCAAGAAGCAGTACAAGCTCAGCATGGAGGTTCTCAGGGGAGTTGGTCTCACCCCGGACGACTACGAGGTCGCCATAAGGTTCACCCGCGACTTCTGGAATGAAAACAGGGACTTCATCGTCGAGCTGGCAAAGATAATCGGCAAGCCCGTCCTGATAGAGATGTGGGACCAGAGGTTCTTCTACTTCATACTCAAGTTCGAGTTCAACTTCGTGGACAACCTCGACAAGGCAGCAGCCCTGAGCACCGTTCAGATAGATGTGGAGAACGCCGAGCGCTTCGGCATAACCTACTACGACGAGGAGGGCAAAGAGAGAACCCCGCTCATACTCCACTGCTCGCCGAGCGGAGCCATCGAGAGGGTTATGTACGCAATCCTCGAGAAGCAGGCCAAGCTCCAGGCCAGGGGAGTTAAACCTTCCTTCCCGCTCTGGCTCAGCCCGATACAGGTCAGGGTTATTCCTGTCAGTGACGAAGTCCTCGACTACGCGCTCTACGTCGCGGGCAAGCTCGAGGGGGCCAGGATCAGGGTCGATGTGGACGACACCAACGACAGGCTCAACAAGAAGATAAGGAAGGCCGAGAAGGAGTGGGTTCCATACATAATCGTCGTCGGAAGGAACGAGAAGGAGCAGAACACCGTGACCGTCAGGAGGAGGAGCGACGGAAGGCAGGTCGAAATGCAGCTCGAGGACCTAATCAAGGAGATAAGGAGCCAGACCGAGGGCTTCCCCTACAGGCCGAGGCCCCTGCCATTGCTCCTGAGCAAGCGCCCCAAGTTCAGGGGCTGA
- the hjc gene encoding Holliday junction resolvase Hjc, whose product MRYRRGASAERELIKMLEKAGFAVVRSAGSKKVDIIAGNGRVYLCIEVKSTHGEKLYFSQEDYEKLTAFAERFGGKAVIAVKFINNGWRFFYPENLEKGGKNYKVSLQTRNYLTFDEVVGRQRSLEGVIKGEG is encoded by the coding sequence ATGAGGTACAGAAGAGGAGCGAGCGCCGAGAGAGAACTCATAAAGATGCTTGAAAAGGCCGGCTTCGCCGTGGTTCGCTCGGCGGGCAGTAAAAAGGTGGATATAATAGCGGGCAACGGAAGGGTCTACCTCTGCATAGAGGTCAAGAGCACCCACGGGGAGAAGCTCTACTTCAGCCAGGAGGACTATGAGAAGCTGACTGCCTTTGCCGAGCGCTTCGGTGGAAAGGCCGTCATAGCGGTCAAGTTCATCAACAACGGCTGGAGGTTCTTCTATCCAGAGAACCTGGAGAAGGGAGGCAAAAACTATAAGGTAAGCCTTCAGACAAGGAACTACCTAACATTCGATGAGGTGGTCGGCAGGCAGAGGTCCCTTGAAGGGGTGATAAAAGGTGAAGGCTAG
- a CDS encoding DNA-directed RNA polymerase subunit L, whose translation MKIEVIKREENVLEFYLEGEDHTFANLLNEVLHENEHVTFAGYTIEHPILMARKPRFRVVTDGKVTPEKALEEAAQKIFDRARAVLDAWKNAVGE comes from the coding sequence ATGAAGATTGAGGTCATCAAGCGTGAGGAAAACGTCCTTGAGTTCTACCTTGAGGGGGAGGATCACACCTTCGCCAACCTGCTCAACGAGGTGCTCCACGAGAACGAGCACGTGACCTTTGCAGGCTACACCATCGAGCACCCCATACTCATGGCGAGGAAGCCGAGGTTCAGGGTCGTCACCGACGGAAAAGTAACTCCCGAGAAGGCCCTTGAGGAGGCGGCTCAAAAGATATTCGACCGTGCCAGGGCCGTTCTCGACGCCTGGAAGAACGCGGTGGGCGAGTGA
- a CDS encoding gamma carbonic anhydrase family protein, with product MAVYELDGKRPKIHETAFVDESASVIGDVVLEEKTSVWPSAVLRGDIEQIYVGPYSNVQDNVSIHTSHGQPTIIGKYVTIGHNAVVHGATIDDYTIIGMGAVILDGAKIGKHVVIGAGALVPPGKEIPDYSLVVGVPGKVVRQLSEEEIEWTKKNAEIYVELAEKHLKSRKKIE from the coding sequence ATGGCGGTTTACGAGCTCGATGGGAAGCGGCCTAAAATTCACGAGACTGCCTTCGTCGATGAGAGCGCCTCCGTCATAGGGGACGTCGTCCTCGAGGAGAAGACGAGCGTGTGGCCGAGCGCGGTTCTGAGGGGAGATATAGAGCAGATTTACGTCGGTCCCTACTCAAACGTCCAGGACAACGTCAGCATACACACCTCCCACGGTCAGCCAACGATAATAGGGAAGTACGTCACCATTGGTCACAACGCCGTCGTCCACGGCGCCACCATCGACGACTACACCATCATAGGAATGGGTGCCGTCATACTTGACGGGGCAAAGATAGGCAAGCACGTCGTCATAGGCGCCGGCGCCCTCGTTCCGCCCGGCAAGGAGATCCCCGACTACAGCCTCGTTGTAGGTGTTCCTGGAAAGGTCGTCAGGCAGCTCAGCGAGGAAGAGATTGAGTGGACGAAGAAGAACGCCGAAATCTACGTCGAGCTGGCGGAGAAGCACCTTAAGTCAAGGAAGAAGATTGAGTGA